From Piliocolobus tephrosceles isolate RC106 chromosome 16, ASM277652v3, whole genome shotgun sequence, the proteins below share one genomic window:
- the C16H17orf100 gene encoding uncharacterized protein C17orf100 homolog, with protein MASARGAKQSSPRVGTTRYTETSTVRVETSSHRVETSSRRVETSQRRSEGPSLSPSGKRLPGILEASSRHVESSSQRTETTSRHIRASSLRVETSLHCAESPAPRAKPAARQNEK; from the coding sequence ATGGCCTCAGCCCGAGGGGCCAAGCAGTCTTCTCCCCGGGTGGGGACCACTCGCTACACAGAGACGTCCACGGTCCGCGTGGAGACCTCGTCCCACCGCGTGGAGACGTCGTCCCGGCGGGTGGAGACCTCCCAGCGCCGCAGCGAGgggccctccctctccccctcggGGAAGCGGCTCCCTGGCATCCTCGAGGCGTCCTCCCGGCACGTGGAATCCTCCTCGCAGCGCACGGAAACGACCTCCCGCCACATCAGGGCCTCGTCCCTGAGGGTGGAGACGTCTCTGCACTGCGCGGAGAGCCCAGCCCCGCGGGCCAAGCCGGCCGCCCGCCAGAACGAAAAATAG
- the LOC111521228 gene encoding arachidonate 15-lipoxygenase-like, whose protein sequence is MGLPPIKTIEIEIKVEVSEYLGPLLFVKLRKWHLLQDDAWFCSWISVQGPGAGDEVRFPCYRWVEGGGVLSLPEGTERVWDSWKEDALFGYQFLNGANPMVLRRSVHLPAYLVFPPGMEELQAQLEKKLEGGTLFEADFSLLDGIKANVILCSQQYLAAPLVMLKLQPDGKLLPMVIQLQLPSTGSPQPPLFLPTDPPVDWLLAKCWVLSSDFQLHELQSHLLRGCLMAEVIAVATVRCLPSIHPIFKAPRGGSPGYLHRHPAYLLNSEVCPSQN, encoded by the exons ATGGGGTTACCTCCCATTAAAactatt GAGATAGAAATCAAGGTGGAAGTATCGGAGTACCTGGGGCCGCTGCTGTTTGTGAAACTGCGCAAATGGCACCTCCTTCAGGACGACGCCTGGTTCTGCAGCTGGATCTCCGTGCAGGGCCCCGGAGCCGGGGACGAGGTCAGGTTCCCTTGTTACCGCTGGGTGGAGGGCGGCGGCGTCCTGAGCCTGCCCGAAGGCACCG AGCGCGTGTGGGACTCCTGGAAGGAAGATGCCTTATTTGGGTACCAGTTTCTTAATGGCGCCAACCCCATGGTGCTGAGACGCTCTGTTCACCTTCCTGCCTACCTCGTGTTTCCTCCAGGCATGGAGGAACTGCAGGCCCAGCTGGAGAAGAAGCTGGAG GGAGGCACCCTGTTTGAAGCTGACTTCTCCCTGCTGGATGGGATCAAGGCCAACGTCATTCTCTGTAGCCAGCAGTACCTGGCTGCCCCTCTGGTCATGCTGAAACTGCAGCCTGATGGGAAACTCTTGCCCATGGTCATCCAG CTCCAACTGCCCAGCACAGGATCCCCACAACCTCCCCTTTTCTTGCCCACGGATCCTCCAGTGGACTGGCTTCTGGCCAAATGCTGGGTCCTCAGCTCTGACTTCCAGCTCCATGAACTGCAGTCTCATCTTCTGAGGGGATGCTTGATGGCTGAGGTTATTGCTGTGGCCACCGTGAGGTGCCTGCCATCCATACATCCTATCTTCAAG GCACCTAGAGGAGGTTCTCCTGGATATCTTCACAGGCATCCTGCATACCTGTTAAACTCAGAAGTCTGTCCATCCCAG AATTGA